A window from Vulcanimicrobium alpinum encodes these proteins:
- the pyrF gene encoding orotidine-5'-phosphate decarboxylase produces MPPSQLVVALDVPDPARAVSLVERLAPIGVIFKIGYEAFYTYGEAVKSALREHEVGYALDLKLHDIPRTVEAAVRAVVEPGVRLVTIHALGGAAMMEAAVRSAGERAAELRIPIPEVYAVTLLTSLGNEDLGELGLAGGPGENAIRLAALARDARCAGVVCSVREAADLKAFFGTEFGTFCPGIRPAGSAHGDQKRAATPREAREAGVDYAVVGRPIVGDADPVGAARAIIAELNA; encoded by the coding sequence ATGCCGCCTTCACAGTTGGTTGTCGCTCTGGACGTCCCTGACCCGGCGCGTGCCGTCTCCTTGGTCGAACGCTTGGCCCCGATCGGTGTCATCTTCAAGATCGGCTACGAAGCGTTCTACACCTATGGTGAGGCCGTCAAGAGTGCGTTACGAGAGCACGAAGTCGGATACGCGCTGGACTTGAAGCTCCATGACATTCCCCGAACGGTCGAGGCTGCGGTCCGGGCGGTAGTCGAACCCGGGGTGCGTCTGGTCACGATCCACGCCCTCGGCGGCGCGGCGATGATGGAAGCCGCGGTGCGCTCGGCGGGAGAGCGCGCGGCGGAACTCCGCATTCCGATCCCGGAAGTGTACGCGGTCACGCTGCTGACCAGCCTCGGCAACGAAGATCTGGGCGAGCTCGGGCTCGCGGGCGGACCGGGCGAAAACGCGATCCGGCTCGCGGCGCTGGCGCGCGATGCGCGCTGCGCCGGCGTCGTGTGCAGCGTGCGCGAAGCCGCCGATCTCAAAGCGTTCTTCGGCACCGAGTTCGGGACGTTCTGTCCCGGCATCCGGCCCGCCGGGAGCGCGCACGGCGATCAGAAGCGCGCCGCAACGCCGCGCGAGGCGCGCGAAGCCGGCGTCGATTACGCCGTCGTCGGGCGGCCGATCGTCGGCGACGCCGATCCGGTCGGCGCGGCGCGCGCGATAATTGCGGAGCTGAACGCGTGA
- a CDS encoding response regulator transcription factor, translated as MNGVSENRKYKVLLVEDDAQILRVLKLELEHEGFDVETAADGLSGLEKALKEPDLVVLDLMLPKLDGLEVCARVRAKSRVPIIMLTAKDRIPDRVAGLDKGADDYVVKPFSIEELLARIRARLREREPHDSVLRAKDLTMDRDRHEVTRGGAAIHLTAKEYALLEYLLLHRNKVHSRDELFNGVWGSDFLGDSNLIDVYIRYLRGKIDDPYDDKLIQTVRGVGYALKD; from the coding sequence ATGAACGGAGTCAGCGAGAATCGCAAGTACAAGGTGCTGCTCGTCGAGGACGACGCGCAGATCCTGCGCGTCCTCAAGCTCGAGCTCGAACACGAGGGCTTCGATGTGGAGACCGCAGCCGACGGACTTTCCGGTTTGGAAAAGGCGCTCAAGGAGCCCGATCTCGTGGTGCTTGATCTGATGCTGCCGAAGCTCGACGGGCTCGAAGTCTGCGCGCGCGTGCGCGCGAAATCGCGCGTCCCAATCATCATGCTGACCGCGAAAGACCGCATCCCCGATCGCGTGGCGGGGCTCGACAAAGGCGCCGACGACTACGTCGTCAAGCCGTTTTCGATCGAGGAACTCCTGGCGCGGATCCGGGCCCGCCTGCGCGAGCGCGAACCGCACGACAGCGTGCTGCGCGCGAAGGACCTCACGATGGACCGCGACCGCCACGAGGTGACGCGCGGCGGCGCCGCCATCCACCTCACCGCCAAAGAGTACGCGCTGCTCGAATACCTGCTGCTGCACCGCAACAAAGTGCACTCGCGCGACGAGCTCTTCAACGGCGTGTGGGGGAGCGATTTCCTCGGCGACTCCAACCTGATCGACGTCTACATCCGTTACCTGCGCGGCAAGATCGACGACCCCTACGACGACAAGCTCATACAGACGGTGCGCGGCGTCGGATACGCGCTCAAAGACTGA
- a CDS encoding RNA polymerase sigma factor, with the protein MEPPPVAAPVEDDQALIAATLAGRGEAFVELVTRYERAVFNLALRTLRDRTEAEDAVQEAFFKAYRALNTFRPGAKFSTWIFTICYRSCCDRLAKRKRFSGEELPDRADPSAGPELLAERSDEAARLRAAIDALPEKYRTVITLYHLQGKQYEEIASVLDLPLGTVKTHLFRAKEQLRKALSE; encoded by the coding sequence GTGGAACCTCCGCCCGTAGCGGCGCCGGTCGAGGACGACCAGGCGCTGATCGCCGCAACCCTCGCCGGACGCGGCGAGGCGTTCGTGGAGTTAGTGACCCGCTACGAGCGGGCGGTGTTCAACCTCGCGCTGCGGACGCTGCGGGACCGGACCGAGGCCGAGGATGCGGTCCAGGAAGCGTTCTTCAAGGCCTATCGCGCGCTCAACACGTTCCGGCCCGGCGCGAAGTTCTCGACCTGGATCTTCACCATCTGCTACCGGTCGTGCTGCGACCGGCTCGCCAAACGCAAACGGTTCTCCGGCGAAGAGCTCCCCGACCGCGCCGACCCGTCGGCCGGCCCCGAACTCCTCGCAGAACGCAGCGACGAGGCCGCCCGGCTGCGCGCCGCAATCGATGCCCTGCCCGAGAAATACCGTACGGTGATTACCCTCTACCACTTGCAAGGGAAGCAGTACGAAGAGATTGCATCCGTGTTAGACCTTCCGCTGGGAACGGTGAAAACGCACCTCTTTCGTGCTAAAGAACAACTTCGGAAGGCACTGAGCGAATGA
- a CDS encoding HAMP domain-containing sensor histidine kinase: protein MIALGAVAIDFALRSLLVDQAKAQIAQTADQIALVAREASSFGFSEDAAPVLIRLSDRATLDRWASANEYIQIDTAQGQILGKSSNLGGVAFAPVTPGGDRQYTMMRVGGVRPTTMLVLDRVLTDAEGRALAVAHVGERLDIVDELTGRARAILLAVTIAAMIMIAGASYFVAQSATDPIERLTAAVAEIGSERLDRRLRWQRRDEVGRLAAAFDAMLDRLQSAFARERQFISDASHELRTPLTVINANAQMLQRWGDRDPQVLRTSLEAIADESGRLAAMVSGMLTLAKAESGDAIPKEPLVVERIVDDVVLHAREPAHVKGLRLEARHPVAAQTVVVGDAGLLRQLITNLVDNAIKFTESGEVAVAVRRDDGHAIVEVADTGPGIDDAAADRLFDRFFRGDPAHARNIEGTGLGLAIVRSIARVHGGTVSASRRPEGGSVFSVSLPAEPESFTPAQ, encoded by the coding sequence GTGATCGCGCTCGGCGCGGTCGCGATCGACTTCGCATTGCGCTCCCTGCTCGTCGATCAGGCGAAAGCGCAGATCGCGCAGACGGCCGATCAGATCGCGCTGGTTGCGCGCGAGGCGTCGAGTTTCGGTTTCAGCGAGGACGCGGCACCGGTGCTGATCCGCCTCTCCGATCGCGCGACGCTCGACCGCTGGGCGTCGGCGAACGAGTACATTCAAATCGACACCGCGCAGGGCCAGATCCTCGGGAAGAGTTCGAATTTGGGCGGCGTCGCGTTTGCGCCGGTGACGCCGGGCGGCGACAGGCAGTACACGATGATGCGCGTCGGCGGTGTGCGTCCGACGACGATGCTCGTCCTCGACCGCGTCCTCACCGACGCGGAAGGCCGGGCCTTGGCGGTCGCGCACGTCGGCGAGCGGCTCGACATCGTCGACGAGCTCACCGGACGGGCGCGCGCGATTCTGCTCGCCGTCACGATCGCGGCGATGATCATGATCGCCGGCGCCTCGTACTTCGTCGCGCAGTCGGCGACCGATCCGATCGAACGGCTCACCGCCGCGGTCGCCGAGATCGGCTCCGAGCGGCTCGACCGGCGGCTGCGCTGGCAGCGGCGCGATGAAGTCGGACGGCTCGCGGCGGCGTTCGACGCGATGCTCGACCGCCTGCAGTCCGCCTTCGCGCGCGAACGGCAGTTCATCAGCGACGCGTCGCACGAACTGCGCACGCCGCTCACCGTCATCAACGCCAACGCGCAGATGCTGCAGCGCTGGGGCGACCGCGATCCGCAGGTCCTGCGCACGTCGCTCGAGGCGATCGCCGACGAGAGCGGCCGGCTCGCAGCGATGGTTTCCGGGATGCTGACGCTGGCGAAAGCCGAGTCCGGCGACGCGATTCCCAAGGAACCGCTCGTTGTTGAGCGCATCGTCGACGACGTGGTCCTGCACGCGCGAGAGCCGGCGCACGTCAAAGGGCTCCGGCTCGAGGCCCGTCATCCCGTCGCCGCGCAGACCGTCGTCGTCGGCGACGCCGGGCTGCTGCGCCAGCTGATCACCAACCTGGTCGACAACGCGATCAAGTTCACCGAGTCGGGAGAGGTCGCGGTTGCCGTGCGCCGTGACGACGGCCACGCGATCGTCGAAGTCGCCGACACCGGACCCGGGATCGACGACGCAGCGGCCGACCGGCTGTTCGACCGCTTCTTCCGCGGCGATCCGGCGCACGCGCGGAACATCGAGGGGACGGGACTCGGACTCGCGATCGTGCGCAGCATCGCGCGCGTCCACGGCGGAACCGTCTCGGCGTCCCGGCGCCCCGAGGGCGGCTCCGTCTTCTCCGTCAGCTTGCCTGCCGAGCCGGAATCCTTCACCCCCGCCCAATGA
- the hisC gene encoding histidinol-phosphate transaminase, giving the protein MPVPIDYAALVRPQVAKLKPYTPGTTVSQAKAKYGLEHFVKLSSNENPLGTSPRALAALQSLGELQIYVDDDHHELRERLAAPHGLQAANVLVGHGSNDVVRTLFTALLVPGDEVVVADPTFSLFPKDAMLFDATAVKVPLRDGVHDLDAMLAAVTPKTKLVVVVDPNNPTATAVDRGAFERFARALPERVVLMIDQAYREYMPAGSVEGAAYAASRPATIVLRTMSKIYGFASLRFGYALGDAALLAYVERVRVPFGVSRPAAVAALAALDDDDFLRRSVANNEAGKALLYPAFERLGLHAYTTAANFVALEVRGTATEAYETLLARGIVTRSGDALGMPGRLRITIGTPEENALLLDALRSLAPAAA; this is encoded by the coding sequence ATGCCGGTGCCGATCGACTACGCCGCGCTGGTGCGGCCGCAGGTTGCAAAACTCAAGCCCTACACGCCCGGCACGACGGTGTCGCAGGCGAAGGCGAAGTACGGGCTCGAGCATTTCGTGAAGCTCTCGTCCAACGAGAACCCGCTGGGGACGTCGCCGCGAGCGCTCGCCGCGCTGCAGTCGCTCGGCGAACTGCAGATCTACGTCGACGACGACCATCACGAGCTCCGCGAACGGCTCGCGGCGCCGCACGGCCTGCAAGCCGCCAACGTGCTGGTCGGGCACGGTTCGAACGACGTCGTGCGCACGCTCTTCACGGCGCTGCTCGTCCCCGGCGACGAAGTCGTCGTCGCGGACCCCACGTTCTCGCTCTTTCCGAAGGACGCGATGCTCTTCGACGCGACCGCGGTGAAGGTGCCGCTGCGTGACGGCGTTCACGATCTCGACGCGATGCTCGCGGCCGTGACGCCGAAGACGAAGCTCGTCGTCGTCGTCGATCCCAACAATCCGACCGCAACCGCGGTCGACCGCGGCGCGTTCGAGCGCTTCGCGCGCGCGCTTCCCGAGCGCGTCGTGCTGATGATCGATCAGGCGTACCGCGAGTACATGCCGGCCGGGTCGGTCGAAGGCGCCGCGTACGCGGCGTCGCGCCCCGCGACGATCGTGCTGCGCACGATGTCGAAGATCTACGGGTTTGCCTCGTTGCGCTTCGGCTACGCGCTCGGCGACGCGGCGCTGCTCGCGTACGTCGAACGCGTGCGGGTCCCGTTCGGCGTCTCGCGCCCCGCCGCGGTCGCCGCGCTCGCCGCGCTCGACGACGACGACTTCCTGCGGCGCTCGGTCGCCAACAACGAGGCCGGGAAAGCGCTGCTGTACCCGGCGTTCGAGCGGCTCGGTCTGCATGCGTATACGACCGCGGCGAACTTCGTCGCGCTCGAGGTCCGCGGCACCGCGACCGAAGCGTACGAAACGCTGCTCGCGCGCGGGATCGTTACCCGCAGCGGCGACGCGCTCGGGATGCCGGGACGGCTGCGCATCACGATCGGGACGCCGGAAGAGAACGCGCTCCTGCTCGACGCGCTGCGGTCGCTGGCGCCGGCGGCGGCATGA
- a CDS encoding GNAT family N-acetyltransferase, whose translation MNAAVAVRPGVAADREFVRDLGRRSAASSVSAVRGARHADVLLAFDRLLQFAFERKHVALVADADGERAGFLLLLFDIPDEVTLTQQAFVAYTAVEPHARGRGIARALLDEAERRARSAGLKYLTLMVTEDNAAARRLYDGAGFVTERRMLTKPL comes from the coding sequence ATGAACGCGGCGGTCGCGGTGCGCCCGGGCGTCGCTGCAGACCGTGAGTTCGTGCGCGACCTCGGCCGCCGCAGCGCGGCCAGCAGCGTCTCGGCGGTGCGCGGCGCGCGTCACGCCGACGTCTTGCTCGCCTTCGACCGTCTCCTCCAGTTCGCATTCGAGCGCAAGCACGTCGCGCTCGTCGCCGACGCCGACGGCGAGCGCGCCGGCTTCCTGCTGCTGCTCTTCGACATCCCCGACGAGGTGACGCTGACGCAGCAGGCGTTCGTGGCGTACACTGCCGTCGAGCCGCATGCCCGCGGACGCGGGATCGCGCGTGCGCTCCTCGACGAGGCCGAACGGCGCGCGCGCAGCGCGGGGCTCAAATATCTCACGCTGATGGTCACCGAAGACAACGCCGCGGCCCGCCGGCTGTACGACGGCGCGGGCTTCGTTACGGAGCGGCGCATGCTGACCAAACCGCTGTGA
- the pyrE gene encoding orotate phosphoribosyltransferase, with protein sequence MTAATAAELERELTARGALLEGHFRLSSGRHSNRFVQKFRILEDPRLMERVAASLAVPARALAPTIVVSAAVGGIVLGYETARQLGTFGIFVEKENGAPALRRGFALGPGDRAFVVEDVVTTGGSVREVLDVVRAHGAEIAGVGIIVRRAPADFRVPTVALLDLPIESHDPEVCPQCAVGEPVTEPGSRYLGSK encoded by the coding sequence GTGACCGCAGCGACGGCCGCCGAGCTGGAACGCGAACTCACCGCGCGCGGCGCGCTGCTGGAAGGGCACTTCCGGCTCTCGTCGGGACGCCATTCGAACCGCTTCGTGCAGAAGTTCCGCATCCTCGAAGATCCGCGTCTTATGGAACGCGTCGCCGCGTCGCTGGCGGTTCCGGCGCGCGCCTTGGCGCCGACGATCGTCGTCAGCGCCGCCGTCGGCGGGATCGTTCTGGGCTACGAGACGGCGCGCCAATTGGGAACCTTCGGAATCTTCGTCGAGAAAGAGAACGGTGCGCCGGCGCTGCGGCGCGGCTTCGCGCTGGGCCCCGGCGACCGTGCGTTCGTTGTGGAAGACGTCGTGACGACCGGCGGTTCGGTTCGCGAGGTCCTCGACGTCGTCCGCGCGCACGGCGCCGAGATCGCGGGCGTCGGGATCATCGTGCGCCGCGCGCCCGCCGACTTCCGCGTGCCGACCGTCGCGCTGCTCGACTTGCCGATCGAGTCGCACGATCCCGAGGTCTGCCCGCAGTGCGCCGTCGGCGAACCGGTCACGGAACCGGGTTCACGCTATCTCGGTTCGAAGTAA
- a CDS encoding DUF4097 family beta strand repeat-containing protein: MDFLRFRAPRWIAAGLAALVAAFAAPGGPASAETSLDVADQAVVIIQVAGKGNELTVRTWDRSTVQIESSDMTPAVERRAVVFGTDKVPLAAAIPPMQYPIRENGQVTGTGIMPPEDFPYASFRPGPHDWVRVTAEEGSHVTVTVPATTGILQTRVGQGQTEIDGYRGANLFLVQGAGRVHVSGVATTAFVQMNYGAVYASDDTFDRVRLRSNAAHIVFEHCRSKQIEVTTITGSVVYDGGSFDPGLARFESQSGSIGLGVTSSAQLAARSQDGHVFTQFDRRTPVEQNPDGSATANVGGNGGPLVNAISTHGNVFLYDGTLATRRIPATADWRPIHQILNAHRRGPAAAPRPSAPHASEPHPAAAAIRARAGIFAGRQRRV; this comes from the coding sequence GTGGATTTCCTCCGGTTTCGAGCCCCGCGGTGGATCGCTGCGGGGCTCGCGGCGCTGGTCGCGGCGTTCGCCGCGCCGGGCGGGCCCGCGTCGGCGGAGACGTCGCTCGACGTCGCCGACCAGGCGGTCGTCATCATCCAAGTCGCGGGGAAGGGCAACGAACTCACCGTGCGCACCTGGGACCGCTCCACGGTGCAGATCGAGTCGTCGGACATGACGCCGGCAGTCGAGCGCCGGGCCGTCGTCTTCGGCACCGACAAGGTTCCGCTCGCGGCAGCGATCCCGCCGATGCAGTATCCTATCCGCGAGAACGGGCAGGTCACCGGTACCGGGATCATGCCGCCCGAGGACTTTCCCTACGCGTCGTTTCGCCCGGGCCCTCACGATTGGGTCCGCGTGACCGCCGAGGAAGGCTCACACGTCACCGTCACCGTCCCCGCGACGACGGGGATCCTGCAGACGCGCGTCGGGCAAGGGCAGACGGAGATCGACGGCTACCGCGGCGCCAACCTGTTCTTGGTGCAGGGCGCCGGACGCGTTCACGTGAGCGGAGTCGCGACGACGGCATTCGTGCAGATGAATTACGGCGCGGTCTACGCGTCGGACGACACGTTCGATCGCGTGCGCCTGCGTTCCAACGCCGCGCATATCGTCTTCGAGCACTGCCGCAGCAAACAGATTGAAGTCACCACGATCACCGGGTCGGTGGTCTACGACGGCGGGTCGTTCGATCCGGGGTTGGCGCGCTTCGAGTCGCAAAGCGGCAGCATCGGACTCGGCGTGACGTCCTCGGCGCAGCTCGCCGCGCGCTCGCAGGACGGTCACGTGTTCACGCAATTCGACCGCCGCACGCCGGTGGAGCAGAACCCCGACGGCAGCGCGACGGCGAACGTCGGCGGCAACGGCGGGCCGCTGGTGAACGCGATCAGCACCCACGGCAACGTCTTTCTCTACGACGGCACGCTCGCGACACGACGGATTCCCGCGACGGCCGATTGGCGGCCGATCCACCAAATCCTCAACGCGCACCGCCGCGGCCCGGCCGCCGCACCGCGTCCGTCTGCGCCGCA
- a CDS encoding DUF4097 family beta strand repeat-containing protein encodes MISRSTLIGALVVVELAIVGAAASALTGGSVFPVMPGLAHLHAKNAGAIGANALDRTFTTGYAPAVKVDVGGVKVIVETANAPTVRVIERFTSHGWLSGNAAPVVAEQTPEGIRVSTHGDDGVHLVFGEFAHDVRLIVPPNARVEVRSSDAIDASGLRSKFVGRTSEGRVQVRDHRGDLDVSSDDGRIYLTDVEGNTIAANTHSGRLYFDRVAAAKLDARTEFGKVFASEVRVGDGALSTHDGDVFVGFASDSDATAVAHPSEDNTVSVRDFPSSTDGTNGRAVRLGGGRGRFAVSTDDGSIAISQGAHV; translated from the coding sequence ATGATTTCCCGCTCGACCCTCATCGGTGCCTTGGTCGTCGTCGAGCTCGCCATCGTCGGAGCTGCGGCCAGCGCGCTCACCGGCGGATCGGTGTTCCCGGTGATGCCCGGCCTCGCGCACCTGCATGCGAAGAACGCCGGCGCGATCGGGGCGAACGCGCTCGACCGCACCTTCACCACCGGCTATGCGCCTGCGGTGAAGGTCGACGTCGGCGGCGTCAAGGTGATCGTCGAGACGGCGAACGCGCCGACGGTCCGGGTGATCGAGCGGTTCACGTCGCACGGCTGGCTCTCCGGCAATGCCGCGCCGGTCGTCGCGGAGCAGACGCCGGAGGGAATCCGCGTGAGCACGCACGGCGACGACGGCGTGCACCTGGTGTTCGGGGAATTCGCGCACGACGTGCGCCTGATCGTTCCGCCGAACGCGCGCGTCGAGGTTCGTTCGTCGGATGCGATCGACGCGAGCGGGCTGCGGTCGAAGTTCGTCGGCCGCACCTCCGAAGGACGCGTCCAGGTGCGCGATCATCGCGGCGATCTCGACGTGAGCAGCGACGACGGCCGCATCTATCTCACCGACGTCGAGGGGAACACGATCGCCGCAAACACGCACTCCGGCCGGCTCTATTTCGATCGCGTCGCCGCTGCGAAGCTCGATGCGCGCACCGAGTTCGGCAAAGTGTTCGCGTCGGAGGTGCGGGTCGGCGACGGGGCGCTCAGCACGCACGACGGCGACGTGTTCGTCGGCTTCGCGAGCGACAGCGACGCGACGGCCGTCGCGCATCCCAGCGAGGACAACACCGTCAGCGTGCGCGACTTCCCGTCGAGTACCGACGGAACGAACGGACGCGCCGTCCGCCTCGGCGGAGGCCGGGGCCGCTTCGCCGTCTCGACCGACGACGGTTCCATTGCCATCTCTCAGGGGGCACACGTCTAA